From Candidatus Manganitrophus morganii, the proteins below share one genomic window:
- a CDS encoding ATP-dependent Clp protease ATP-binding subunit has protein sequence MFEKFTDRGRKIIILAREEAERHQNDYLGTEHLVLALLREGDGIALAVIKKMGLSVEQIRLEVERNLPSGSNTMTFGEIPFTPRVKKVIEYAVEEAKLLGHNYIGSEHLLLGLLREEEGIGGKIVRSLGGNLLTARQLTINLLRKTTPREKDKKSNTPALDEFGRDLTQLAAEGSLDPVIGRHDEIERVLQILSRRTKNNPVLIGESGVGKTAIVEGLAQKIISMDVPDSLFNRRVIALDLGSLVAGTKYRGQFEERLKVVMKEIVTAGNIIIFIDELHTLVGAGAAEGSIDASNMLKPALSRGEIQCIGATTLDEYRKHIEKDSALKRRFQPIFVQPPSPDETIQIIKGLKDRYEEHHGVSITDDAVEEAVRLSDRYISDRFLPDKAIDVIDEAGSRAKLMAYSRPEELRALEQEAKKVAREKDLAIRLQNFEEAVKFREEEERLKKLVEETKREWKKNQEKNRPSINREEVAYVVSKMTGIPLFRMEEEETKKLLHMEEELHKRIVGQEEAISVIARAIRRSRAGLKGNRRPIGSFIFLGPTGVGKTELARAVAEFLFDSDDALIRIDMSEYMEKFSSSRLVGAPPGYVGYEEGGQLTEKVRRRPYSVVLFDEIEKAHPDMFNILLQVLDDGCLTDSLGRKVDFKNTVLIMTSNLGTRMVDKAGTLGFQKTSDTSLLGKMKDAIHAELKRSFNPEFLNRIDDIVIFHPLEKKHLEKIVDILVNELNQKLTEKGIHIELTEEVKHWLIQEGYEPSYGARPMRRCIQKNIEDSLSEEIIKGRFKDTKRIKVVLKDNAPAFVEEEAMAGV, from the coding sequence ATGTTCGAGAAATTTACGGATAGAGGCAGAAAAATTATTATTCTTGCCCGCGAAGAAGCCGAACGACATCAAAATGATTACCTGGGAACAGAGCATCTTGTCTTAGCCCTTTTGCGGGAAGGAGATGGGATAGCGCTTGCAGTCATTAAGAAAATGGGTCTTTCGGTTGAGCAAATCCGTTTAGAGGTGGAGCGAAACCTCCCAAGTGGTAGTAATACGATGACCTTTGGAGAGATTCCTTTTACCCCTCGAGTTAAAAAAGTGATCGAGTATGCGGTTGAAGAAGCAAAACTTCTTGGCCATAACTACATCGGCAGTGAACATCTTCTGCTCGGATTGTTGAGGGAAGAGGAAGGGATCGGAGGGAAGATCGTCCGAAGCCTTGGCGGAAATCTACTGACCGCACGGCAGTTAACGATTAATCTCCTCCGTAAAACGACCCCGCGAGAGAAAGATAAAAAGAGCAATACACCTGCCCTTGATGAATTCGGTCGCGATTTAACTCAGCTTGCTGCGGAAGGATCGCTTGATCCTGTGATCGGCCGTCACGATGAGATTGAGCGGGTCCTTCAGATCCTCAGCCGTCGCACGAAGAACAATCCCGTTCTGATCGGCGAGTCCGGTGTCGGGAAGACCGCCATTGTCGAAGGTCTTGCTCAAAAGATTATCTCGATGGATGTTCCGGACAGCCTTTTTAACAGACGGGTAATTGCGCTCGATCTTGGTTCTCTTGTCGCCGGCACCAAATATCGGGGGCAATTTGAAGAACGACTCAAGGTAGTCATGAAGGAAATTGTCACTGCCGGCAATATCATTATTTTTATCGATGAGCTTCATACCTTAGTTGGTGCAGGTGCGGCCGAAGGGTCGATTGATGCTTCCAATATGCTAAAGCCGGCGCTCTCCAGAGGAGAAATCCAATGTATCGGCGCGACTACGCTGGATGAGTACCGGAAACATATTGAGAAAGATTCCGCTCTAAAGCGAAGATTTCAGCCGATTTTTGTTCAACCTCCATCACCGGATGAGACCATCCAGATCATCAAAGGATTGAAAGATCGGTATGAGGAGCATCACGGTGTGTCGATTACAGACGATGCGGTCGAAGAGGCGGTTCGGCTTTCCGATCGCTACATTTCGGATCGTTTTCTGCCCGATAAGGCAATTGATGTGATTGATGAGGCTGGCTCGAGAGCAAAGTTAATGGCTTACTCCAGACCGGAAGAGTTGCGGGCACTCGAACAGGAAGCGAAAAAAGTTGCCCGAGAAAAGGATTTGGCTATTCGACTTCAGAACTTTGAAGAGGCGGTTAAATTCCGAGAGGAAGAAGAACGTCTTAAAAAGTTGGTTGAAGAGACCAAAAGAGAGTGGAAGAAAAACCAAGAAAAAAATCGTCCGAGTATTAATCGGGAAGAAGTGGCTTATGTCGTTTCAAAAATGACAGGGATTCCGCTCTTCCGCATGGAAGAAGAAGAAACGAAAAAACTCCTTCATATGGAAGAGGAGCTCCACAAAAGAATCGTTGGACAAGAAGAAGCGATATCGGTTATTGCACGGGCCATTCGACGCTCTCGCGCAGGTCTTAAAGGAAATCGCCGGCCGATTGGCTCCTTTATTTTCTTGGGGCCCACTGGGGTCGGGAAGACCGAGCTTGCCCGGGCCGTTGCCGAATTTCTCTTTGACAGCGATGACGCTTTGATTCGGATCGACATGTCTGAGTACATGGAGAAATTTTCGAGTTCACGGCTTGTCGGCGCACCTCCGGGCTATGTCGGTTATGAGGAAGGCGGCCAGTTGACCGAAAAGGTCCGAAGGAGACCGTATTCCGTCGTTCTATTCGACGAGATTGAGAAAGCCCATCCCGATATGTTCAACATCTTGCTCCAGGTGCTTGATGATGGTTGCTTGACCGATAGTCTGGGTCGAAAAGTCGACTTTAAAAATACCGTCCTCATTATGACCTCCAACTTGGGAACAAGGATGGTTGATAAAGCGGGAACATTAGGCTTCCAGAAGACATCGGATACCAGTCTCTTGGGAAAGATGAAAGATGCGATCCATGCCGAGTTGAAGCGGTCATTCAATCCGGAATTTTTGAATCGGATCGATGACATTGTCATTTTCCATCCGCTTGAGAAGAAGCACCTTGAGAAGATTGTCGATATTCTCGTCAATGAATTGAACCAGAAACTCACTGAGAAGGGAATCCATATCGAATTAACAGAGGAAGTGAAGCATTGGCTGATTCAAGAAGGATATGAGCCGTCTTATGGCGCTCGACCAATGCGGCGCTGCATTCAGAAAAATATCGAGGATTCTCTTTCCGAGGAAATTATTAAAGGTCGCTTCAAGGATACCAAGAGAATAAAAGTTGTCCTCAAGGATAATGCCCCCGCTTTCGTTGAAGAAGAGGCAATGGCAGGAGTATAA
- the bioF gene encoding 8-amino-7-oxononanoate synthase: MVPIDSGQATTLEQEGKTFLHFSSNNYLGLAGHPTLKSTAIRAIQDWGVGGGASRLVSGNSRLYFELETRIAKFKNTESALVFPSGYAANIGSIGALVQKHDLIFADRLCHASLIDGARLSKATLRVYRHKDTEQLAKLLRQKKKKEQTLIITDGVFSMDGDIAPLAEILRLAEEFDALIYLDDAHAIGVLGPNGRGTCDYFGLSSPRIIQMGTLSKALGSLGGFIATDRVFIEYLINKARPFIYTTALPPALLATALAGFDLIENDPEIRNRLWRLTSHVRTQINQMGFNTCGSETPIIPILIGPTETALTFSQKLVEEGIYIPAIRPPTVPDGTSRLRISLMATHTDEQIQFLLNSLENIGKKLRLI, encoded by the coding sequence TTGGTCCCAATCGACTCGGGACAGGCAACCACTCTAGAACAAGAGGGAAAGACCTTTCTTCATTTCTCATCGAATAATTATCTCGGTCTTGCAGGTCACCCCACCCTGAAATCGACAGCAATCAGAGCGATTCAAGATTGGGGAGTTGGTGGGGGCGCTTCCCGTTTAGTTTCAGGTAATTCCCGACTCTATTTCGAACTCGAAACAAGAATAGCCAAATTTAAAAACACCGAATCAGCTTTGGTTTTTCCGTCCGGATATGCCGCGAATATCGGCTCTATCGGAGCGTTGGTGCAGAAACATGATCTCATTTTCGCCGATCGCCTCTGCCACGCCAGTCTCATCGACGGGGCCCGGCTCTCCAAGGCAACGCTTCGAGTTTATCGTCACAAAGATACCGAACAACTCGCAAAACTTCTCCGACAGAAAAAAAAGAAAGAGCAAACGCTAATCATCACCGATGGGGTTTTCAGCATGGATGGAGACATTGCTCCCCTGGCTGAAATCTTGCGTCTTGCGGAAGAGTTTGATGCGCTCATTTATCTGGACGACGCCCACGCAATCGGAGTGCTCGGACCCAACGGGCGCGGAACATGCGACTACTTTGGCCTCTCGAGTCCAAGAATCATTCAAATGGGGACACTGAGCAAGGCATTGGGAAGCCTCGGCGGTTTCATCGCGACCGATCGAGTCTTCATTGAATATCTGATTAATAAAGCCAGGCCCTTTATTTATACGACCGCCCTCCCACCGGCACTCCTGGCAACCGCTCTCGCCGGATTCGATTTGATCGAAAACGATCCAGAAATTCGAAATCGCCTCTGGCGACTTACCAGCCATGTCCGCACGCAAATCAATCAGATGGGCTTCAATACCTGTGGAAGCGAAACTCCCATCATTCCGATCCTCATTGGCCCAACGGAAACGGCTCTGACCTTCTCTCAAAAATTGGTGGAAGAGGGTATCTACATACCGGCCATTCGCCCACCCACCGTCCCGGATGGAACGAGCCGGCTTCGAATCAGCCTGATGGCGACACACACGGATGAGCAGATTCAATTTTTGTTAAACTCTCTCGAAAATATAGGCAAGAAACTCCGGCTCATCTAA
- a CDS encoding SDR family NAD(P)-dependent oxidoreductase: MSKPKNKFEKRIVVITGASGGLGQALCKSFLQGNDVIGIHVYSDVEKGEALVRSFTSEGREALLNRSDLGDSGSTRKMFDDFLTKWGRIHILINCAGVIDDHLFSKLSEPAWDHVIRTNLTGIFYSMREAGRIMQDQGGGHIINIASLSAFTGRIGQAAYTASKRGLIALTTSAAREWGASAIQVNAVLPGFLDTAMTASLTPEQKRILIEENALNRPSTLAEVSDFIFQLSKMKSVSGQIFNLDSRIY, from the coding sequence ATGTCAAAACCAAAGAACAAATTCGAGAAAAGGATCGTCGTCATCACAGGCGCGTCGGGCGGACTAGGTCAAGCGCTCTGTAAATCCTTTTTGCAAGGGAATGATGTAATTGGGATCCATGTATATTCAGATGTCGAAAAAGGAGAAGCGCTCGTTCGCTCGTTTACCTCGGAGGGTCGAGAAGCGCTGCTCAACAGATCTGATTTGGGCGATTCCGGATCAACGCGGAAAATGTTTGATGATTTTCTGACAAAATGGGGACGCATCCACATCCTGATCAACTGCGCGGGGGTCATTGATGACCATCTTTTTTCGAAACTAAGCGAGCCCGCATGGGATCATGTCATTCGAACAAATCTGACCGGCATTTTTTACTCCATGCGCGAAGCGGGACGAATTATGCAGGACCAGGGCGGAGGACATATCATCAATATCGCTTCTTTAAGCGCATTCACGGGGAGAATCGGCCAAGCGGCGTATACAGCCTCAAAACGGGGCCTGATTGCACTCACGACCTCCGCCGCGCGGGAGTGGGGAGCCAGCGCGATACAGGTTAATGCCGTATTACCGGGCTTCCTCGATACGGCGATGACCGCCTCATTGACACCCGAGCAAAAAAGAATCCTCATTGAAGAAAACGCATTAAACCGGCCTTCAACATTGGCAGAAGTTTCAGATTTCATCTTCCAGCTGTCAAAGATGAAATCTGTTTCCGGACAAATATTCAATCTAGACAGCAGGATTTATTAG
- the bioD gene encoding dethiobiotin synthase, translating to MGKGLFITGTDTGVGKTVVAAAIARALSSMGIDVGIMKPIETGCRKRNGRLTLSDAPYLRTAARANDPFKMITPYVYHAPLAPRAAAHLEKKEIDLETILIAYDRLRRQHPFLIVEGVGGLMVPLTAHADVSDLIRLFDLPALLVARSGLGTLNHTLLTLHHGARLGIRFLGVLFNRTVPSISLADKTNPAILAERTDVPLLGTLSYFKKSGNREKDIHRSEKLLMGNELMKSAILRWIDTDRM from the coding sequence ATGGGTAAAGGCCTTTTCATTACAGGAACAGATACCGGCGTCGGGAAAACCGTGGTCGCCGCGGCCATCGCACGCGCCCTCTCCTCCATGGGAATCGACGTCGGAATCATGAAGCCGATTGAAACCGGATGTCGCAAAAGAAACGGCCGGCTGACGTTATCCGATGCGCCCTACCTTAGAACCGCGGCACGGGCAAACGATCCATTCAAAATGATCACCCCCTATGTTTATCATGCCCCTCTCGCTCCAAGGGCAGCAGCCCATCTGGAAAAAAAAGAGATCGATTTAGAAACAATCCTTATCGCATATGACCGGCTTCGCCGACAGCACCCGTTCCTGATCGTTGAGGGAGTGGGCGGTTTGATGGTTCCTCTCACCGCCCACGCTGATGTTTCCGATCTCATTCGTCTCTTCGATCTACCGGCTCTTTTGGTGGCCCGAAGCGGACTGGGAACGCTCAATCATACCCTTCTCACCCTTCATCATGGAGCAAGACTTGGAATTCGATTTCTAGGGGTTTTATTCAATCGAACGGTCCCGTCCATCTCTCTGGCCGACAAAACAAACCCGGCGATATTGGCTGAGCGAACGGACGTCCCGCTGTTAGGCACCCTTTCCTACTTCAAGAAAAGCGGGAATCGGGAGAAAGATATTCATCGGTCTGAAAAATTATTGATGGGAAATGAATTGATGAAAAGTGCGATCCTTCGCTGGATCGACACGGATAGAATGTGA
- a CDS encoding response regulator yields MAHEKILVVDDEANIRLLCSEILTRHEYLPTCVDSPHMALRAVEEENFDLLMTDISMPEMDGLQLLQSVREFQQDLPAIIITGHGRLDQAIHSLHLGAQAFIVKPFTQQELLQAIQETLEKNRLTKENLRLKLLMPLFEISQNLLLEVNPTALFEQIVNVASKETKSDQAILSLKDDVSGALEIKASFPPLDLGSDGIDLFKKIGQKTIEGMEAIIHVEGGKLDGECSELLERCGFSSLVSIPLSYQGKVPAVLSLFKRADNISYNQSDIELISILSGQAAIAIENAKLFDQLERSHFESMKALAQAIEAKDLYTRGHCDRMVEYALAIAERLGLSAEEKKHLGYGAALHDIGKIGIHELILNKSGKLTDKEYEIMKAHPMLGAEIIKGVDFLSPVVPMIYYHQERYDGKGYPEGLSGEQIPIGARIIAILDTFDAMTSDRPYRKALPMEVAFAELRRCTGTQFDPTIVETLIKIIQEDPQNSSHAH; encoded by the coding sequence ATGGCGCATGAAAAGATCTTGGTGGTGGATGACGAGGCGAATATCCGCCTTTTGTGCAGCGAGATCTTAACGCGCCACGAGTATCTTCCAACCTGTGTGGACAGCCCGCACATGGCATTGCGGGCCGTGGAAGAAGAGAACTTTGACCTCCTGATGACCGACATTTCAATGCCGGAAATGGACGGTCTTCAACTTCTCCAATCGGTCCGAGAATTTCAACAAGACCTTCCTGCGATTATCATCACCGGCCACGGCCGACTTGATCAAGCGATCCACTCCCTCCATCTCGGCGCACAGGCGTTCATTGTGAAGCCGTTCACCCAGCAAGAACTCCTTCAGGCAATTCAGGAGACGTTGGAGAAGAATCGTCTTACGAAAGAAAATCTTCGCTTGAAGTTGCTCATGCCTTTGTTTGAGATCAGCCAGAATCTTCTTCTGGAAGTCAATCCGACCGCGCTTTTTGAACAGATTGTGAATGTCGCCTCCAAGGAGACAAAATCAGATCAAGCGATTTTATCTCTTAAGGACGATGTGAGCGGGGCGCTTGAGATAAAGGCCTCTTTTCCTCCGTTGGATCTCGGCAGCGACGGGATTGATCTTTTTAAGAAGATCGGACAGAAGACGATTGAAGGGATGGAAGCGATTATCCATGTGGAAGGGGGCAAGCTGGATGGGGAGTGTTCCGAACTTCTTGAGAGATGCGGTTTCTCCTCTTTGGTCTCGATCCCCCTTTCCTATCAAGGAAAGGTGCCGGCGGTTTTGAGTTTATTTAAAAGAGCCGATAATATCTCTTACAACCAGAGTGATATCGAACTCATTTCTATTCTTTCCGGACAGGCCGCCATCGCGATCGAAAACGCCAAGTTATTCGACCAGCTGGAAAGATCCCATTTTGAATCGATGAAGGCATTGGCCCAAGCCATTGAGGCAAAAGATCTTTATACCCGCGGCCACTGCGACAGGATGGTCGAATATGCACTGGCGATTGCGGAGCGATTGGGCCTTTCTGCCGAAGAAAAAAAACATCTCGGTTACGGCGCAGCGCTTCATGATATTGGAAAGATCGGCATCCATGAACTCATTCTCAATAAGTCGGGAAAACTGACGGATAAAGAATATGAGATCATGAAGGCCCATCCGATGCTGGGCGCCGAGATCATAAAGGGGGTGGATTTTTTAAGCCCTGTTGTTCCGATGATTTATTATCATCAGGAGCGGTATGACGGAAAAGGATATCCGGAGGGGCTCTCGGGCGAGCAGATTCCGATCGGCGCCCGAATCATTGCAATCTTGGATACTTTTGATGCGATGACCTCGGACCGCCCCTATCGAAAGGCTCTTCCGATGGAGGTTGCATTTGCGGAACTTCGTCGGTGTACGGGAACCCAGTTTGATCCGACGATTGTCGAGACGCTCATTAAGATCATTCAAGAAGACCCACAGAACTCTTCCCACGCTCACTGA
- the thiE gene encoding thiamine phosphate synthase has product MRQAIEGGGRLIQYRDKTGGRREMYETAKQLRKMTAEHGAVLIINDQIDLALAVKADGVHLGQDDLPLWIARKMLGNEAIVGISTHTLEEAIHAESEGADYIGFGPIFQTQTKEDARATVGLEAIAKVKQKVRIPIYAIGGIQRSHLSDLITAGTDGVAVISALAGDVRANVAEWLGIFKRFGKLDLDKTEERGYPTFTKGF; this is encoded by the coding sequence GTGCGGCAAGCGATCGAGGGCGGGGGCCGTCTCATTCAGTATCGGGATAAGACCGGCGGGAGAAGGGAGATGTATGAGACCGCCAAGCAACTTCGAAAAATGACGGCGGAGCATGGGGCGGTCTTGATCATCAATGATCAGATCGATCTCGCATTGGCGGTGAAGGCCGATGGGGTCCACCTCGGTCAGGACGATCTTCCCCTATGGATTGCCAGAAAGATGTTGGGGAATGAAGCGATTGTCGGCATTTCAACGCACACACTGGAAGAGGCGATACACGCCGAATCGGAGGGGGCTGATTACATCGGTTTCGGTCCGATTTTTCAGACGCAAACCAAGGAAGACGCCAGGGCCACTGTTGGACTGGAGGCGATTGCCAAGGTCAAGCAGAAGGTGCGCATTCCGATCTACGCGATCGGGGGAATTCAACGATCCCATCTTTCCGATTTGATCACGGCAGGGACTGACGGTGTGGCGGTAATCTCCGCCTTGGCCGGCGACGTGCGCGCGAACGTGGCGGAATGGCTTGGAATCTTTAAGCGATTCGGAAAGCTTGATCTTGACAAAACAGAGGAGAGGGGATACCCTACTTTTACAAAAGGTTTTTAG
- the accC gene encoding acetyl-CoA carboxylase biotin carboxylase subunit, translating to MFKKILIANRGEIALRIIRACRELGIQTVAIHSEADAASLHVRLADESVCVGPADATLSYRNIPNILSAAEITGAEAIHPGYGFLAENSHFAEVCESAGIKFIGPFPECISLMGDKAKARETMIRKGVPVIPGSEGRVTNEKEAIEIAKKIGYPVIVKAVAGGGGRGMRVVHKQEDLAKSLQTAQMEAKTAFGDDGVYIEKYFIDPRHIEVQVLADEKGKVIYLGERDCSIQRRHQKLIEESPSPVVDDRLRRELGRAALDAVSASHYVNAGTVEFLLDKDHNFYFIEMNTRIQVEHPITEMVSGIDLVKEQIKIAAGRSLEFKQSQVKLRGHSFECRINAEDPEKFTPSPGTITSFHLPGGPGVRVDSAIYLNGVVTPYYDSLIAKLIVHAGTRDEAIAKMRGALSEFVVEGIKTTLPLHKRVFDDPAFIKGRFSTNFLERFLSSLSLPLQ from the coding sequence GTGTTTAAGAAAATTCTCATTGCGAATCGGGGAGAAATCGCTCTCCGGATTATCCGAGCGTGCCGTGAGCTCGGGATTCAAACGGTGGCGATTCATTCGGAAGCCGACGCCGCTTCGCTGCATGTGCGGCTTGCAGACGAGAGTGTCTGTGTCGGTCCGGCCGACGCCACCCTTTCTTACCGGAATATTCCAAATATCCTCAGCGCGGCCGAGATCACCGGCGCCGAAGCGATCCATCCCGGATATGGATTTCTGGCCGAAAACAGCCATTTTGCGGAAGTCTGCGAATCGGCCGGGATTAAATTCATCGGCCCTTTTCCAGAGTGTATCAGCTTAATGGGGGATAAAGCGAAAGCGCGGGAGACGATGATAAGGAAGGGAGTCCCCGTCATCCCCGGCAGCGAAGGAAGGGTGACCAATGAGAAAGAGGCGATCGAGATCGCCAAAAAAATCGGCTACCCGGTCATCGTCAAAGCCGTTGCGGGGGGAGGCGGGCGGGGAATGCGGGTCGTTCACAAACAGGAGGATCTCGCGAAATCGTTGCAGACGGCTCAGATGGAGGCGAAGACCGCTTTCGGCGATGATGGGGTGTACATCGAAAAATATTTCATCGACCCGCGCCACATCGAGGTTCAAGTTCTAGCGGACGAAAAGGGGAAAGTGATTTACCTCGGCGAGAGAGATTGCTCTATCCAACGAAGACATCAAAAGTTGATCGAAGAGAGTCCTTCTCCCGTTGTCGACGATCGGTTGAGGCGCGAGCTGGGGCGGGCGGCCTTGGATGCGGTCAGTGCTTCACATTATGTAAATGCCGGAACCGTCGAGTTTCTCCTCGATAAAGATCATAATTTCTATTTTATCGAGATGAACACGCGGATTCAGGTCGAACATCCGATTACGGAGATGGTCAGCGGAATTGATTTGGTCAAAGAACAGATCAAGATTGCCGCGGGCAGATCGCTCGAATTCAAGCAGAGTCAGGTCAAGCTCCGCGGGCATAGCTTCGAATGCCGGATTAATGCGGAAGATCCTGAAAAGTTCACCCCCTCACCCGGAACGATTACCTCCTTTCATCTTCCCGGCGGTCCGGGCGTTCGGGTCGATTCAGCGATCTACTTGAATGGCGTTGTCACCCCGTATTATGATTCGTTGATCGCCAAATTGATCGTTCATGCCGGGACCCGCGATGAGGCGATCGCAAAGATGCGGGGAGCGCTCTCCGAGTTTGTCGTCGAAGGGATTAAGACGACCCTTCCGCTTCATAAACGCGTTTTTGATGATCCGGCTTTTATCAAGGGCCGTTTCTCAACAAATTTTCTGGAACGTTTTTTATCATCCCTTTCTCTCCCTTTGCAGTGA
- the accB gene encoding acetyl-CoA carboxylase biotin carboxyl carrier protein has translation MDLNEIRKLADLMSEMALTEIELEEGGKRIRLRKEVLFGAKERGAAPAAAPQIERETGTAIEMKAAEEGRYAIVRSPIVGTFYKSASPDADPYVEVGDVVKKGQILCIVEAMKLMNEIESDVDGKVAEICVEDGTAVEYGKPLFRIEPH, from the coding sequence ATGGACTTGAACGAAATTAGAAAATTGGCCGACCTGATGTCCGAGATGGCGCTGACTGAGATCGAGCTGGAAGAGGGCGGGAAACGGATTCGCCTCCGCAAAGAGGTTCTCTTCGGGGCGAAAGAAAGAGGCGCGGCGCCGGCCGCTGCGCCCCAAATCGAGAGAGAGACGGGGACCGCCATCGAGATGAAGGCGGCGGAAGAGGGGCGTTATGCGATCGTCCGTTCACCGATCGTCGGGACCTTTTATAAATCGGCTTCACCCGATGCCGACCCTTACGTCGAGGTGGGCGACGTCGTAAAAAAAGGGCAGATCCTCTGCATTGTCGAAGCGATGAAATTGATGAATGAAATCGAGTCGGACGTAGACGGCAAGGTCGCCGAGATTTGTGTGGAGGATGGGACGGCCGTCGAATATGGAAAACCTCTCTTTCGTATCGAGCCCCATTAA
- the efp gene encoding elongation factor P, which produces MISTSDFKGGAKIQLDGDPYTIVEYQHVKPGKGGAFVRTKLKNLKTGNLLERTFRSGEKFEQPDLLDREMQFLYAEGSEYHFMDNNTYEQLFITSEQLGAAKDFLKENMVVRILFFQGKPLGVDLPLFVELKIVETDPGIRGDTATGGTKIAKLESGGTVKVPLYIEEGTVIKVDTRTGTYVERVK; this is translated from the coding sequence GTGATTTCAACGAGCGATTTTAAGGGTGGAGCCAAGATTCAATTGGATGGAGACCCGTACACCATTGTGGAATATCAACATGTAAAGCCGGGAAAGGGAGGCGCTTTCGTCCGGACAAAGCTGAAGAACCTCAAAACCGGAAACCTGCTGGAGCGAACCTTTCGCTCGGGCGAAAAATTTGAGCAGCCCGATCTTCTTGATCGGGAGATGCAATTCTTGTATGCGGAAGGTTCAGAGTATCATTTCATGGATAACAATACGTACGAACAATTGTTCATTACCTCGGAGCAACTCGGCGCCGCGAAGGACTTTCTCAAAGAGAACATGGTGGTGAGGATTCTTTTCTTTCAGGGGAAGCCGCTCGGAGTAGACCTGCCTCTCTTTGTCGAGCTGAAAATCGTCGAAACAGATCCGGGAATCCGCGGCGATACGGCGACAGGCGGGACAAAGATTGCAAAGCTCGAGTCGGGTGGAACCGTCAAGGTGCCCCTCTATATTGAGGAAGGAACGGTCATCAAAGTAGATACGCGAACAGGAACGTACGTTGAGCGTGTGAAGTAG
- the aroQ gene encoding type II 3-dehydroquinate dehydratase: MARILVLHGPNLNLLGIREPEHYGTLRLSEIDRQISDLAGKEGVAVEIFQSNSEGALVDRIQQALGKFDALVINPAAYTHTSIAIRDAILSVGIPTIEVHLSNIHSREAFRRTSLISDVVVGQVSGFGPQSYLLGFLGAIEYLRGPVQIRKGRKKGEGK, from the coding sequence GTGGCTCGTATTCTTGTTCTGCACGGTCCGAACCTGAACTTGCTCGGGATCCGCGAACCGGAACATTACGGGACGCTCCGATTGTCCGAGATCGACCGGCAGATCAGCGATCTTGCCGGTAAGGAGGGGGTCGCCGTTGAGATCTTCCAGTCCAATTCCGAGGGGGCGCTCGTCGATCGAATCCAGCAAGCCTTGGGCAAGTTCGACGCCCTCGTAATCAATCCGGCCGCCTACACGCATACCAGTATCGCCATTCGGGATGCCATCCTTTCGGTCGGAATTCCAACGATTGAAGTCCATTTGTCCAATATTCATTCCAGAGAGGCTTTTCGGAGGACCTCCCTTATTTCCGACGTGGTCGTCGGTCAAGTATCGGGTTTCGGTCCGCAAAGTTATCTTTTGGGTTTCCTGGGCGCGATCGAGTATCTTCGAGGGCCGGTTCAAATTCGAAAGGGGAGAAAGAAAGGGGAAGGGAAGTGA